From a region of the Neobacillus niacini genome:
- a CDS encoding glycoside hydrolase family 38 C-terminal domain-containing protein has protein sequence MKFHVISHTHWDREWHQTYQQYRVKLIRFIDELLELLETTPAYTSFLLDGQTIVLEDYLEIKPKNRDRIHKLVKEGRLVIGPWYIQPDEFTPSGESLVRNLLIGQQIGDEFGPSMQIGYLPDSFGQAAQIPQVLSGFGMNYALFWRGITNEETEKIDFWWEGPDGSKVLATHLPLGYGNGRMLSTDFKQNLEIIDGNHDKLKEMVTSSNMLLMCGFDQRSANKDLPEIIAELNSHYAEHGSDFEVRLSKLQDYLEEVERAAENLDNLSGEFRKGKYMRVHVSIASTRLDLKKKNFEVQNLYEKYVEPLNSVSFLLGDNYDNDIINKGWKYMMQNHAHDSICNVCTDTTHQEMDMRYEFAKQIGESVQKTATEDLLGKINFRDEGIPLVVFNTLGKKRKNLAEATLHLTSKEFTLVDTKGNEVPYQILETKEENLNDNQIEIGVKNEDQFVFMTKIKFAAEVDGFGFSTYYVKEKAPIANTYADVFQNGTFFNEFMEVSIEKNGSLTIKEKSGAIFSGLNVFEEGGNAGDEYDFSPPRKDTLITTKEATPEIKVIHNGPIYATVKITYHLEFPIDTDVNGRSEERQASTIETYVSVNLYEDRVDIQTIIDNTVKNHRIRALFDTGLKTKTHIADQQFGTICRDNYLEQVEYWEQENWEEKYYPIYPQQKFVDVSDEQKGIAILNKGLPQYEILHGDKPTIAVTLLAGTDYMGKQDLVDRPGRRSGLHVETPDSLLLGKHEMNYSIVAHAGNEIESNVASKANEFTTPFVTVPVNEKSESASLEDQSTFIRLNNTGLALSAVKKSENNDSLLVRFYNTTNQPIASARIEVNQAFFKNIILVNLKETLLPETDKRIQIKSNEINLKNIKPNEIFSFQLS, from the coding sequence ACTTGAACTTTTAGAAACGACCCCAGCTTATACTTCCTTTTTATTAGATGGACAAACCATTGTCTTAGAAGATTATTTGGAAATCAAACCAAAAAATCGCGACCGAATCCATAAGCTTGTAAAAGAAGGACGTCTAGTCATTGGACCTTGGTACATCCAGCCAGATGAGTTTACCCCAAGTGGAGAGTCGCTTGTACGTAATTTGTTAATTGGTCAACAAATTGGTGATGAATTTGGTCCTTCGATGCAAATTGGATATTTGCCGGATTCCTTTGGCCAAGCCGCACAAATTCCACAGGTGTTAAGCGGTTTTGGTATGAATTATGCTTTATTTTGGCGAGGGATTACCAATGAGGAAACCGAAAAGATCGATTTCTGGTGGGAGGGACCAGACGGATCGAAGGTACTGGCAACCCATCTGCCATTAGGTTATGGAAATGGACGTATGCTTTCAACCGATTTTAAACAAAATTTAGAAATCATTGATGGGAACCATGACAAATTAAAAGAGATGGTCACTTCTTCAAACATGTTATTAATGTGCGGATTCGACCAAAGGAGTGCTAACAAAGATCTTCCTGAGATTATCGCTGAGCTAAATAGTCATTATGCTGAACATGGAAGTGATTTTGAGGTAAGACTAAGCAAATTGCAGGATTATCTTGAAGAAGTTGAACGGGCAGCGGAAAATCTCGACAACCTTTCTGGTGAATTTAGAAAGGGTAAATATATGCGTGTCCATGTCAGCATTGCCTCGACACGTTTAGATTTGAAAAAGAAAAACTTTGAGGTTCAAAATTTATATGAAAAATACGTTGAGCCGTTAAACTCTGTTTCATTTTTACTTGGTGACAATTATGATAATGACATTATTAACAAGGGCTGGAAGTACATGATGCAAAATCATGCCCATGATTCCATTTGTAATGTCTGTACCGATACCACCCATCAAGAAATGGATATGAGGTATGAATTTGCCAAGCAGATTGGCGAGTCTGTCCAGAAAACAGCTACAGAGGACTTATTGGGAAAAATTAACTTCCGAGATGAGGGTATTCCGCTCGTGGTCTTCAATACGCTTGGGAAAAAAAGAAAGAATCTTGCTGAGGCTACCCTGCATTTAACGTCAAAGGAATTTACTCTTGTTGACACAAAAGGCAATGAAGTTCCTTATCAGATTTTAGAAACAAAAGAAGAGAATTTAAATGATAACCAAATCGAAATTGGTGTAAAAAATGAAGATCAATTTGTGTTTATGACAAAAATTAAATTTGCTGCAGAAGTAGACGGCTTTGGTTTTAGTACCTACTACGTCAAAGAAAAGGCACCAATTGCCAATACGTATGCGGATGTGTTCCAGAATGGCACATTTTTCAACGAGTTTATGGAAGTGAGCATTGAAAAAAATGGGTCACTCACCATTAAAGAAAAATCGGGTGCAATTTTTAGCGGGTTAAATGTTTTTGAAGAAGGCGGAAATGCAGGGGATGAATATGATTTCTCACCACCACGTAAAGATACTCTGATTACCACCAAAGAAGCAACACCTGAAATAAAGGTAATTCATAACGGACCTATTTATGCGACTGTTAAGATTACGTATCATTTAGAATTCCCGATTGATACAGATGTAAATGGACGTTCAGAAGAAAGGCAAGCTTCTACCATTGAAACGTATGTAAGTGTTAATCTTTATGAAGATCGTGTTGATATTCAAACCATCATTGACAATACCGTGAAAAACCATCGTATCCGAGCTCTATTCGATACAGGTCTCAAAACGAAGACACATATTGCTGATCAGCAATTTGGGACCATTTGTCGTGATAACTACTTAGAACAGGTCGAATACTGGGAGCAGGAAAACTGGGAAGAAAAATATTATCCGATTTACCCACAGCAGAAATTTGTTGATGTTTCGGATGAGCAAAAAGGAATCGCAATTCTAAATAAAGGGTTGCCTCAATACGAGATTTTACATGGTGATAAGCCAACCATTGCAGTAACCCTTCTTGCGGGAACCGATTACATGGGTAAGCAGGATTTAGTGGACCGTCCTGGAAGACGTTCAGGATTACATGTGGAAACACCGGATAGTCTATTACTTGGTAAACATGAAATGAACTATTCCATTGTAGCCCATGCAGGTAATGAAATCGAGTCTAATGTAGCAAGTAAAGCCAATGAATTCACTACTCCATTTGTGACCGTTCCGGTTAATGAGAAGTCAGAATCTGCATCATTAGAGGACCAATCAACGTTCATACGCCTTAATAATACAGGTTTGGCACTAAGTGCTGTTAAAAAGTCTGAGAATAATGATAGTTTGTTAGTTCGATTTTACAATACAACCAATCAACCTATTGCCTCAGCAAGAATCGAAGTAAATCAAGCATTTTTTAAAAATATTATTCTTGTTAATTTGAAAGAAACTCTGCTACCTGAAACTGACAAGAGAATACAAATTAAGAGCAATGAAATTAACTTAAAAAACATTAAGCCAAACGAAATCTTTAGTTTTCAATTATCATAA
- a CDS encoding C69 family dipeptidase produces MCDNLVVLPDYTRSASMLVAKNSDRPAYESQPLVYNQRKSYKSETVLPLAYVEIAQVEETFLSIGSSPYWCWGYEQGMNEYGVAIGNEAIFTKDLKVSASDPGKQKGILGMELVRLGLERGKTAKGALEVITQLVEEYGQWGTAVVGEEKPYNNSFLIADSKEAWVLETVDHQWAAMKIKEKFHSISNEMSIRQKWDLTSEKFIENAVEAGWIGPGENFDAAYAYTDFTNALQVSHIRVQRTKQLLAEKNGQVDVNWIQRILRDHYEDTFLEGPFFNAALPDFQTICMHSSPANFTWGITASSTIFELPKDEWHLPLIWWSPATPCTGLYLPIFMCEQSFPELLSNAGTVRVKSVNPTKSAQDQSTEDSYWWKFRDLLDELKGNENGTLYSKNKEIARKVFGPLEQKWLTLIRDIEEEASLLHKAGKRKEAISLVTSFSNECLKEAVEAIEEVRKQINLVLSY; encoded by the coding sequence ATGTGTGATAACTTAGTTGTGCTGCCAGATTATACACGTTCGGCTAGTATGTTGGTTGCAAAGAACAGTGACCGACCTGCATATGAAAGTCAGCCTCTTGTTTATAATCAGCGTAAATCCTATAAAAGTGAGACCGTGTTACCATTGGCATATGTTGAAATTGCACAAGTCGAGGAAACCTTTTTATCAATCGGTTCTTCTCCTTATTGGTGTTGGGGCTATGAGCAAGGCATGAATGAATACGGTGTCGCAATTGGGAATGAAGCAATTTTCACAAAAGATTTAAAAGTAAGTGCTTCTGACCCAGGGAAACAAAAAGGAATTCTAGGTATGGAGCTTGTCCGCCTAGGTCTTGAAAGAGGGAAAACCGCGAAGGGTGCTTTAGAGGTGATTACTCAGTTAGTCGAGGAATATGGTCAATGGGGAACTGCTGTGGTTGGAGAAGAGAAGCCTTACAATAATTCTTTTCTTATCGCAGATTCCAAGGAGGCATGGGTTTTAGAAACAGTTGACCACCAATGGGCAGCTATGAAAATTAAAGAAAAGTTCCATTCGATTTCAAACGAAATGAGTATTCGTCAGAAATGGGATTTAACGAGTGAGAAATTCATTGAAAACGCAGTAGAGGCTGGATGGATTGGACCTGGTGAGAATTTTGATGCTGCCTATGCTTATACTGATTTCACGAATGCACTGCAAGTATCCCATATTCGTGTTCAGCGTACAAAGCAATTGCTCGCAGAGAAAAACGGACAAGTTGATGTGAATTGGATTCAGCGGATTTTACGTGATCATTATGAAGATACTTTCCTAGAAGGCCCATTTTTCAATGCGGCACTTCCAGATTTTCAAACCATTTGTATGCATTCATCTCCGGCTAATTTTACATGGGGAATCACGGCTTCTTCGACGATATTTGAGCTCCCAAAGGACGAGTGGCATTTACCGTTAATTTGGTGGTCGCCAGCTACTCCATGTACGGGTCTTTATCTGCCGATCTTTATGTGTGAGCAAAGTTTTCCGGAATTGCTCTCAAATGCAGGAACAGTCCGTGTCAAAAGTGTCAATCCTACAAAATCAGCACAAGATCAATCCACAGAGGATTCCTATTGGTGGAAATTCCGTGATCTGCTAGATGAATTAAAAGGGAATGAAAATGGAACTTTATATAGTAAGAATAAGGAAATCGCTAGAAAAGTATTTGGTCCTTTGGAACAAAAATGGTTAACTTTAATTCGTGACATAGAGGAAGAAGCATCACTTCTTCATAAAGCGGGTAAACGAAAAGAAGCAATCAGTCTTGTTACTTCTTTTTCAAATGAATGTTTAAAAGAAGCTGTTGAGGCAATTGAGGAAGTCCGAAAGCAGATAAATTTAGTGTTATCATATTAA